The following proteins are encoded in a genomic region of Pirellulales bacterium:
- a CDS encoding DUF1080 domain-containing protein, which produces MTRSCSTCAALLLAVFTISSFAPLHAADKAKLVATSVADAGPDYQVQGEYTGEVKINGEPRKVGMQVIALGDGKFDAEAYPGGLPGDGWNKEAGRRHRSGETKDGVTTVSGDSRTGRIEKGLITIKDSSGTTLGELKRVERKSPTLGAKPPAGAVVLFDGTSADKWNGGHLTDDGLLAVGGTSKQSFKDFQLHIEFQTPFMPTARGQGRGNSGVYLQNRYELQVLDSFGLEGQNNECGGFYQIKTPDVNMCFPPLAWQTYDIDFTAARFDDAGKKTKNAVVNAQHNGVTIHDKFELPHLTPGGLPQEAPGEGPFMLQNHGNPVRFRNIWVVEK; this is translated from the coding sequence ATGACTCGCTCCTGTTCGACCTGTGCCGCATTGTTGCTCGCAGTATTCACGATCTCTTCGTTCGCACCGCTGCACGCGGCGGACAAGGCCAAGCTCGTGGCCACGAGCGTCGCCGATGCCGGGCCGGATTACCAGGTGCAGGGAGAGTACACGGGCGAGGTGAAGATCAATGGCGAGCCGCGCAAGGTAGGCATGCAAGTCATTGCGCTCGGGGACGGCAAGTTCGACGCCGAGGCGTATCCCGGCGGCCTGCCGGGGGACGGTTGGAACAAAGAGGCGGGACGTCGGCATCGCAGCGGCGAGACTAAAGACGGAGTGACCACGGTCAGTGGGGATTCGCGCACTGGACGGATCGAAAAGGGCCTTATCACGATCAAGGATTCCAGCGGGACCACGTTGGGCGAACTAAAGCGCGTCGAACGCAAAAGCCCCACGCTCGGTGCGAAACCACCTGCGGGCGCTGTCGTCCTGTTTGATGGAACTTCGGCCGATAAATGGAACGGCGGTCACCTGACCGACGACGGCCTGCTGGCCGTGGGCGGCACGAGCAAACAAAGCTTCAAAGATTTTCAGTTGCACATCGAATTTCAGACTCCTTTTATGCCGACCGCGCGGGGCCAGGGACGCGGTAACAGCGGCGTCTACTTGCAAAACCGCTACGAACTGCAAGTTCTGGACTCTTTCGGGCTGGAAGGCCAGAACAACGAGTGCGGCGGTTTTTATCAGATCAAAACGCCCGACGTGAACATGTGCTTCCCGCCGCTCGCCTGGCAGACCTATGACATAGACTTTACTGCGGCTCGCTTCGACGACGCGGGCAAGAAAACGAAGAACGCCGTCGTCAACGCGCAACACAACGGCGTGACGATTCACGACAAGTTCGAACTCCCCCATTTGACCCCCGGCGGTCTTCCGCAAGAGGCTCCCGGCGAAGGACCCTTCATGTTGCAGAATCACGGGAATCCCGTGCGCTTCCGCAACATCTGGGTCGTGGAAAAATAG
- the uvrA gene encoding excinuclease ABC subunit UvrA, which translates to MAAADIVIRGAREHNLRSVDLTIPRNRLVCLTGVSGSGKSSLAFDTLYAEGQRRYIESLSSFARQFLGQMPKPDVESISGLSPSISISQKSSGQNPRSTVGTITEIYDYLRVLYARTGLGHCPKCSRPITAQTREQILARIGTLPQGTKFSVLAPLIRGQKGEYRDLFVDLIKQGFVRARVDGRIVPLSDDLRLDRQMRHNIEVVIDRLTASTEGRARLAEAVELALKLGQGNLVIALDADGKASAPTPELDDEEAEEAPSRGARRKMKGADAPAPANDDIYLSAHYACTHCGLSFEPPSPQLFSFNSPQGMCLSCDGLGEVYTFDPDRLIPDRAKSFKQGAIEMIGPWRDLGRWRRHIYAGVTETIEHQLGLEAGQILDTPWQDLEPAIAKQLLWGTGDLHITFTWRHGPGGHKYGGRFGGIIPEMLSKYRSTQSGMQRRQLEKYMRVVGCVACAGARLNDQARTVTLTSRHPRFASQRALSLTEVCALSIAEAVDFFSELELDQTRTLIAAEVLKEIRGRLGFLLNVGLDYLTLARTAPTLSGGESQRIRLAGQIGCGLVGVLYILDEPSIGLHPRDNDRLLATLAQLRDLGNTVVVVEHDEETMLAADTIIDFGPGPGVRGGEVVAIGSPKKIAAEPRSLTGQYLSGKLKIEIPEKRRAPGKDWLKILGAEHNNLKNVDVEIPLGTLVCVTGVSGSGKSSLVSDILVEALRRDLNGGEGDPGKHKKIEGIDKLDKLIAIDQSPIGRTPRSNPATYIKVFDDIRKLYTQLHDAKTRGYKEGRFSFNVEGGRCEACEGNGSNRLEMDFLADVWVTCPVCQGHRFNRETLQIRFKGKSIADVLEMDIQQALDHFENIPAVRHKLQTLHDVGLDYLKLGQPSPTLSGGEAQRIKLARELVKKSTGRTLYLLDEPTTGLHFADIHMLLKVLHDFADAGNTVLVVEHNLDVVKTADWVIDIGPEGGAGGGQVVAVGTPEDVAKVNESYTGRALKPVLARGAQPFDLSGAAAAKRPPIESATSIKVRGAKQHNLKDIDVEIPRDAMTVCCGQSGSGKSSLAMDTIYAEGQRRYVESLSSYARQFVGQMQKPQLEHIEGLSPAIAIEQKHLGHTPRSTVGTVTEIYDFMRILFARLGQPHCPDCDIPIGTQTSDEIIDKVMAQPAGTRLYLMAPLEIQVGDKYESLWDEIRAAGYQRMRVDGQTYPIDEPPTIDRRRKHTVEVIIDRATVRTESRSRIADSIESALSLGRGVLHVTFPVEDVPEARWRTEIYSQHFACDRCGRSFEQLTPHSFSFNSALGWCPVCEGLGTQTGANTSALLHDPKLSLKQGAVALWPGVDNKLFQLMLSALSHHTGVPIDVPFEQLPARQRRTILHGSGDSWINVPVPGAKKNADKPLFRFQYKGLYPALEEASRLSSGMRTRLEHLVDEVECSTCGGSRLRDDAGAVRLRDETIDDVCRKPLGDLLQQFAQWKPNATEKKIAGELVREVRNRLQFLVDVGLEYLTLNRAAPTLSGGEAQRIRLASQVGSGLTGVLYVLDEPTIGLHPRDNLRLLGALLRLRDLGNTLLLVEHDREVIAGADYLLDFGPAAGEHGGQIVARGTPQKVSQIKTSVTGPYLSGTKAIPVPTNRRLTIRAEVPSAAAKTKAKRAASKTTTTAKTQKAVAKKTAAPPVPRAEQGEDWLPPGGGWLEVIGARHNNLRSVDVRIPLGAFTVVTGVSGSGKSSLVEDVLYNSLARILHRATSLAAPHDAILGVEMINKVIRVDQQPLGNTPTSNPATYTGVFELIRTLYSELPDAKLRGYTPRRFSFNVPGGRCEKCEGNGQLRIEMHFLPDVWVECDECRGRRYNPETLAVQFHGHSISDVLDLPCGRALELFKNIPKIRRVLETLCDVGLSYLRLGQSAPTLSGGEAQRVKLAAELARPDTGQTLYLLDEPTTGLHFDDLARLLDVLNRLVDLGNTVVVIEHNLDVIKTADWIIDMGPEAGESGGRVVVAGTPEQVVAHALAAAPSKTKRGGRAAGDLLRSHTGETLAPVLEADPQVERKLFDFAAQEAKREEDLEINEIGRETQMPWQNDGRGWHTRDRVGRSGQPCRWDGEILARVVDRIQELGSFSPTNWNNRTIVEIASEKKTDGWFLHAVTGEEWLLQLKFRVAKKSFQRDDLVARLDLKPLNEIHELPVYGSEPRVKCKNLRGPWQEVQMRVHWLHEIDRPEFWKFLTEAVAGFQRFAERAEQRPEDIMPWKVLGQKWHLSRKGFPPGKRIDWEVEVLEDLCELLAETAKGAQFLWNNQQVVHVCPPGGGEPWATIHTKRQAGIDLSLAGPKARFALGRVASLAGNPELQIDRPDKDLVKLRFVDSGEVTAPELFEFLQEHYAAATEKPKRSLERSSL; encoded by the coding sequence ATGGCCGCTGCCGACATCGTCATTCGAGGCGCGCGCGAGCATAATCTCCGCTCCGTCGACCTTACTATTCCCCGTAATCGACTCGTTTGTTTGACCGGCGTCAGCGGGTCGGGCAAGAGCTCGCTGGCGTTCGACACCCTGTACGCCGAAGGGCAGCGCCGTTACATCGAAAGCCTGTCCAGCTTCGCCCGGCAGTTCCTCGGCCAGATGCCGAAGCCGGACGTCGAATCGATCTCGGGCCTCAGCCCATCGATTTCCATCTCGCAGAAATCCTCGGGCCAGAATCCGCGCTCGACTGTCGGCACGATCACCGAAATTTACGATTACCTGCGTGTCCTCTACGCGCGGACCGGGCTGGGGCACTGCCCTAAATGCTCGCGGCCGATCACGGCCCAGACGCGCGAGCAGATCCTGGCCCGCATTGGCACCTTGCCGCAGGGGACGAAGTTCTCGGTCCTGGCCCCGCTGATTCGCGGGCAAAAGGGAGAATACCGCGACCTGTTCGTCGACCTGATCAAGCAGGGCTTCGTCCGCGCGCGCGTCGATGGTCGGATCGTCCCCCTGTCGGACGATTTGCGCCTCGACCGGCAGATGCGGCACAATATCGAGGTCGTGATCGATCGACTCACGGCTTCCACCGAAGGTCGCGCGCGACTGGCCGAAGCCGTTGAACTGGCGCTCAAGCTCGGCCAGGGAAACCTGGTTATCGCGCTCGATGCCGACGGCAAAGCGTCCGCGCCTACGCCCGAGCTCGATGACGAGGAAGCCGAAGAAGCGCCGTCGCGCGGCGCGCGTCGCAAGATGAAAGGCGCCGATGCGCCGGCCCCGGCCAATGACGACATTTATCTCTCGGCGCATTACGCCTGCACGCATTGCGGGCTGAGCTTCGAGCCGCCAAGCCCACAGCTTTTCAGCTTCAACAGCCCGCAGGGAATGTGCCTGTCGTGCGACGGTCTGGGCGAGGTCTACACGTTCGACCCCGATCGTTTGATTCCGGATCGCGCCAAATCGTTTAAGCAAGGCGCGATCGAGATGATCGGCCCGTGGCGCGACCTGGGGCGCTGGCGTCGTCACATCTATGCCGGCGTGACCGAAACCATCGAGCACCAGCTCGGTCTGGAAGCGGGACAGATTCTCGACACGCCTTGGCAGGATCTCGAACCCGCGATTGCCAAGCAGTTGCTGTGGGGCACCGGCGATCTGCACATCACGTTCACCTGGCGACACGGGCCGGGCGGACATAAATACGGCGGCCGATTCGGCGGCATCATTCCCGAGATGCTATCGAAATATCGCAGCACGCAAAGCGGCATGCAGCGTCGGCAATTGGAAAAGTACATGCGCGTGGTTGGCTGCGTCGCCTGCGCCGGCGCGCGGCTGAACGATCAGGCCCGCACGGTCACGCTGACCTCGCGGCATCCGCGCTTCGCCAGCCAGCGGGCGCTCTCGCTGACCGAGGTCTGCGCGCTGAGCATTGCCGAGGCGGTGGACTTTTTCAGCGAATTGGAACTCGACCAGACTCGCACGCTGATCGCGGCCGAGGTATTGAAAGAAATTCGCGGCCGGCTCGGCTTCTTGCTCAACGTCGGGCTCGACTATCTCACGTTGGCTCGCACCGCGCCGACCCTCTCGGGCGGCGAATCGCAACGCATCCGCCTGGCCGGGCAAATCGGCTGCGGCCTGGTTGGTGTGCTGTACATTCTCGACGAACCGTCAATCGGCCTGCACCCGCGAGATAACGACCGCCTGCTGGCCACGCTCGCGCAGTTGCGCGATCTGGGAAATACCGTGGTCGTGGTCGAGCACGACGAAGAGACGATGCTCGCCGCGGATACGATCATCGATTTCGGCCCCGGACCCGGCGTGCGCGGCGGCGAGGTCGTGGCCATTGGCTCGCCGAAAAAGATCGCAGCTGAGCCGCGCAGTCTGACCGGGCAGTATCTCTCGGGCAAGCTGAAGATCGAAATTCCCGAGAAGCGCCGCGCACCGGGCAAGGATTGGCTGAAGATCCTCGGCGCCGAGCACAACAATCTCAAAAACGTCGACGTCGAAATTCCGCTCGGCACATTGGTCTGCGTCACCGGCGTATCGGGTTCGGGAAAAAGCTCGCTCGTCAGCGACATCCTGGTCGAGGCTTTGCGCCGCGATCTCAACGGCGGCGAAGGCGATCCCGGCAAGCACAAGAAGATCGAAGGGATCGACAAGCTCGACAAGCTGATCGCCATCGATCAGTCGCCGATCGGTCGTACGCCCCGTTCGAATCCGGCCACCTACATCAAAGTCTTCGACGATATTCGCAAGCTGTACACGCAACTGCACGACGCCAAGACGCGCGGCTACAAGGAAGGCCGCTTCAGCTTCAATGTCGAAGGGGGACGCTGCGAAGCGTGCGAGGGCAACGGCTCGAACCGGCTCGAAATGGACTTCCTGGCCGATGTGTGGGTAACCTGCCCCGTCTGCCAAGGGCATCGCTTCAATCGCGAGACGCTGCAGATCCGCTTCAAGGGCAAGTCGATCGCCGACGTCCTGGAAATGGATATTCAGCAGGCGCTCGACCACTTCGAGAATATTCCGGCCGTGCGGCACAAGCTGCAGACGCTGCACGACGTGGGGCTCGATTATTTGAAGCTGGGGCAGCCCTCGCCCACGCTGTCTGGCGGCGAGGCGCAGCGTATCAAGCTGGCCCGCGAGCTGGTGAAGAAGAGCACCGGCCGCACGCTATATCTCCTCGACGAGCCCACGACCGGCTTGCACTTCGCCGATATTCACATGCTGCTGAAGGTGCTGCACGACTTTGCCGATGCCGGCAACACGGTGCTGGTGGTCGAGCACAATCTGGACGTTGTAAAGACGGCCGATTGGGTCATCGACATCGGGCCCGAAGGGGGCGCCGGCGGCGGCCAGGTCGTGGCGGTCGGCACGCCCGAAGACGTCGCCAAGGTGAACGAGTCTTACACCGGGCGAGCACTGAAACCGGTGCTGGCACGCGGCGCGCAGCCGTTCGATCTCTCTGGCGCGGCGGCCGCAAAACGCCCGCCCATCGAATCGGCCACATCAATCAAGGTACGTGGCGCGAAGCAGCACAACCTGAAAGACATCGACGTCGAAATCCCGCGCGATGCTATGACCGTCTGCTGCGGGCAAAGCGGTAGCGGCAAAAGCTCGCTGGCCATGGATACGATCTATGCCGAGGGGCAGCGCCGGTACGTCGAAAGCCTTAGCTCGTACGCCCGCCAGTTTGTCGGGCAGATGCAGAAGCCGCAGCTCGAACATATCGAAGGGTTATCGCCAGCGATCGCCATCGAGCAAAAGCATCTCGGCCATACGCCGCGCTCGACCGTCGGCACGGTGACCGAGATCTACGACTTCATGCGAATCTTGTTCGCCCGACTGGGCCAGCCGCACTGCCCCGATTGCGACATTCCGATCGGCACGCAGACCTCGGACGAGATCATCGACAAGGTCATGGCGCAGCCGGCCGGCACCCGGCTGTACTTGATGGCCCCGCTTGAAATTCAGGTCGGCGACAAATACGAATCGTTGTGGGATGAAATTCGCGCCGCCGGCTATCAGCGCATGCGCGTTGACGGTCAGACCTATCCGATTGACGAGCCGCCGACGATCGACCGCCGCCGCAAGCACACTGTGGAAGTGATCATCGATCGCGCTACGGTGCGGACTGAATCACGCTCGCGCATCGCCGACAGCATCGAGAGCGCGTTGTCGCTGGGACGCGGCGTCCTGCACGTGACGTTCCCGGTCGAGGACGTGCCCGAGGCGCGTTGGCGCACCGAGATCTACAGTCAGCATTTTGCGTGCGATCGCTGCGGCCGCAGCTTCGAGCAGCTCACACCGCACAGTTTCTCGTTCAATAGCGCGCTGGGCTGGTGCCCGGTCTGCGAAGGGTTGGGAACGCAAACCGGCGCAAACACGTCGGCCTTGCTGCACGATCCGAAGCTGTCGCTCAAGCAGGGCGCGGTCGCGCTCTGGCCAGGTGTCGACAACAAGCTGTTTCAGCTTATGCTGTCGGCCCTTTCGCACCACACGGGCGTGCCGATCGATGTGCCATTCGAGCAGTTGCCCGCCCGGCAGCGGCGGACCATCCTGCACGGGTCCGGCGATAGTTGGATCAATGTCCCGGTCCCTGGAGCGAAGAAGAATGCCGATAAGCCGCTGTTTCGCTTTCAATACAAAGGACTTTACCCCGCGCTCGAAGAGGCCTCACGTTTGTCCTCCGGGATGCGCACCAGGCTCGAACATCTGGTCGATGAAGTCGAATGTTCGACCTGCGGCGGCAGCCGACTGCGCGACGACGCCGGCGCGGTACGACTGCGCGACGAAACGATCGACGATGTTTGCCGTAAACCGCTTGGCGACCTGCTGCAGCAATTCGCGCAGTGGAAACCGAACGCTACTGAGAAAAAGATCGCTGGCGAACTGGTGCGCGAAGTGCGCAATCGTTTGCAATTCCTGGTCGACGTCGGGCTCGAATACCTCACGCTGAATCGCGCAGCCCCCACGCTCTCGGGCGGAGAGGCGCAGCGCATCCGCCTGGCCAGCCAGGTCGGCAGCGGCCTGACTGGCGTGCTGTACGTGCTGGACGAACCGACGATCGGCCTGCACCCGCGCGACAATCTGCGGCTGCTCGGCGCGCTGCTACGGCTGCGCGATCTCGGGAACACGCTGCTCTTGGTCGAGCACGACCGCGAAGTCATTGCCGGGGCCGATTACCTGCTCGATTTCGGTCCCGCAGCCGGCGAGCACGGCGGCCAGATCGTGGCCCGTGGCACGCCGCAAAAAGTCTCGCAGATCAAAACGTCGGTCACCGGGCCTTATCTGTCGGGCACAAAGGCCATCCCGGTGCCGACCAATCGGCGATTGACGATTCGCGCTGAAGTGCCGTCTGCTGCCGCGAAAACCAAAGCCAAGCGCGCCGCAAGCAAAACAACAACGACGGCAAAGACGCAAAAAGCGGTCGCGAAGAAAACAGCAGCCCCGCCGGTTCCACGAGCCGAGCAGGGCGAAGACTGGCTTCCTCCCGGCGGCGGTTGGCTGGAAGTCATTGGCGCCCGCCACAACAATCTGCGCAGCGTCGACGTGCGAATTCCACTCGGCGCGTTCACGGTCGTCACAGGCGTCAGCGGCAGTGGCAAAAGTTCGCTGGTCGAAGACGTGCTCTACAACTCGCTGGCCCGCATTCTGCATCGGGCGACCAGCCTGGCTGCTCCGCATGACGCCATCCTCGGCGTCGAGATGATCAACAAGGTCATTCGCGTCGATCAACAGCCGTTGGGCAATACGCCCACATCGAACCCCGCCACGTACACCGGCGTCTTCGAACTGATTCGCACGCTCTATTCCGAACTTCCCGATGCCAAGCTGCGCGGATACACGCCGCGCCGCTTCAGCTTCAATGTGCCGGGCGGGCGCTGTGAAAAGTGCGAAGGGAACGGCCAACTGCGCATCGAGATGCACTTTCTGCCCGACGTGTGGGTAGAGTGCGATGAATGCCGCGGTCGGCGCTACAATCCCGAGACGCTGGCCGTGCAATTTCATGGCCACTCGATCTCGGATGTGCTCGACTTGCCGTGCGGGCGAGCGCTCGAACTGTTCAAGAACATTCCCAAGATCCGTCGCGTGCTGGAAACTTTGTGCGACGTCGGGCTCAGTTATCTGCGATTGGGACAATCGGCTCCCACGCTCTCGGGCGGCGAGGCGCAGCGTGTGAAATTGGCCGCCGAGCTGGCCCGACCCGATACAGGACAAACGCTCTACTTGCTCGACGAGCCAACGACCGGTTTGCACTTCGACGATCTGGCACGATTGCTCGACGTGCTGAATCGCCTGGTCGATCTGGGCAACACCGTCGTCGTGATCGAACACAATTTGGACGTGATCAAGACGGCCGATTGGATCATCGACATGGGGCCCGAGGCGGGCGAATCGGGCGGACGCGTCGTCGTGGCCGGCACGCCCGAGCAGGTCGTGGCGCACGCCCTGGCCGCGGCCCCGTCGAAAACCAAACGCGGTGGCCGCGCCGCGGGCGATCTGTTGCGCTCGCACACGGGCGAAACACTGGCGCCGGTCCTCGAAGCCGATCCACAGGTCGAACGAAAGCTGTTCGACTTCGCCGCGCAAGAGGCCAAGCGCGAAGAAGATCTGGAAATCAACGAGATCGGTCGCGAAACGCAGATGCCGTGGCAAAACGATGGCCGCGGCTGGCACACGCGCGATCGCGTCGGACGTTCCGGCCAACCCTGCCGGTGGGACGGCGAAATCCTGGCACGCGTCGTCGATCGCATCCAGGAGCTTGGAAGTTTCTCGCCGACCAACTGGAACAACCGCACGATCGTCGAAATCGCCAGCGAGAAGAAGACCGACGGTTGGTTCCTGCATGCCGTCACCGGCGAAGAGTGGCTGCTGCAATTGAAATTCCGGGTCGCCAAGAAATCGTTCCAGCGTGACGACCTGGTCGCGCGCTTGGACTTGAAGCCGCTCAACGAGATTCACGAGCTGCCGGTCTATGGTTCGGAACCACGCGTGAAGTGCAAAAACCTGCGCGGGCCGTGGCAGGAAGTGCAGATGCGCGTGCATTGGCTACACGAGATCGACCGGCCCGAGTTCTGGAAATTCCTGACCGAGGCCGTGGCCGGATTCCAACGCTTTGCCGAACGAGCCGAGCAGCGTCCCGAGGACATCATGCCGTGGAAGGTGCTGGGGCAGAAATGGCATCTGTCGCGAAAAGGCTTTCCGCCCGGCAAGCGCATTGATTGGGAAGTTGAAGTGCTGGAGGACCTGTGCGAACTCTTGGCCGAGACAGCTAAGGGAGCGCAGTTCCTGTGGAACAATCAACAAGTGGTACACGTCTGCCCACCGGGCGGCGGCGAGCCGTGGGCCACGATCCACACCAAGCGGCAAGCCGGCATCGACCTGTCGTTGGCCGGCCCGAAGGCACGCTTCGCGCTGGGACGCGTCGCCAGCCTGGCGGGCAATCCGGAATTGCAAATCGATCGGCCTGACAAGGACCTGGTGAAGCTGCGCTTCGTCGACTCGGGCGAAGTCACGGCTCCCGAGCTGTTCGAGTTCCTGCAGGAACACTACGCAGCCGCCACGGAAAAGCCGAAGCGCTCGCTGGAGCGATCGTCGCTGTAA
- a CDS encoding BBP7 family outer membrane beta-barrel protein yields the protein MSHTGTGNTRLWIAPFAAVMALALATSGTAGAREDEPYSAVVDAEHVHVRSGPGMEYYATDILRRGEQVEVVGRDAGGWCRVRPPRGSFSLVAADSLELKPDDTARITRDRVEVGVGSRFYARRDTVQLILNRGEVVELFGEHYSVEEDGKTAWYKIVPPVGEYRWIHEKYLLAEESNEPSGRHVADRLDDDGEDFSQRVQQVGYDEPLAEPRLLGEVEAGPLPPGAPPERSISAVLDELELGVAAIAAGNSRGANLALMETDARNVARRAQTVSDRNRVDILLRRLDRLAGRPPRMTGTPESMMPADPLVTLAQFMSPMLGSPAPTTCPVPGPTSYIGAPVAAPPPQPLYSPYAPPGPRHYLNLDALGFWVKHDSLPALVTTSPIGTPEDTAGVIGQPGTSVLYGNQNVLGNIRPGGRVMGGIWLDDQQTFALEGHYWTLATASTNYSASSVFSNGAASGPILARPFFDSDPSVNAQSALLVAYPGAVVAGVVVNVNGSVTVNESSNIQSAGAGARWGLGQYTSPGRMFLVGGYRFFQLNESLSIISRSSLGLPPFTAQPNVTVFDYYSTSNNFNGGDVGLAGEYHFRNRFWFGGESRLAMGNMQETLKIDGVVAAAASGFTASLPNGLLAQPTNMGTFVQNHFALIPSVDLKVGYHLTPGFRLTIGYNFTYVTRVIRPGAQVDTTVNTSQIAGAPLVGPANPQALFNQGSLWLQGVTAGFDLSF from the coding sequence ATGTCCCATACCGGCACTGGCAACACGCGCCTGTGGATCGCGCCCTTCGCGGCCGTGATGGCGCTCGCGCTGGCCACTTCCGGTACGGCCGGTGCCCGCGAAGACGAACCATACAGCGCCGTGGTCGATGCCGAACACGTACACGTTCGTAGCGGGCCTGGCATGGAGTACTACGCCACGGACATCTTGCGCCGTGGCGAGCAAGTCGAAGTCGTCGGCCGTGACGCCGGTGGCTGGTGTCGGGTCCGTCCGCCGCGCGGCAGCTTCAGTCTGGTCGCGGCCGATAGTCTCGAGCTCAAACCGGACGATACGGCACGCATCACGCGCGATCGCGTCGAGGTCGGCGTCGGCAGCCGCTTCTACGCGCGCCGCGACACGGTGCAACTCATTCTGAACCGCGGCGAAGTCGTCGAACTGTTCGGCGAGCACTACTCGGTCGAAGAAGACGGAAAAACCGCCTGGTATAAAATCGTTCCCCCGGTGGGCGAATATCGCTGGATTCACGAAAAGTATCTGCTAGCCGAGGAATCGAACGAGCCGAGCGGGCGACACGTGGCCGATCGTCTTGACGATGACGGCGAAGATTTCTCCCAGCGTGTGCAACAGGTCGGCTATGACGAACCGCTCGCCGAGCCGCGTCTACTCGGTGAGGTCGAAGCTGGTCCCCTGCCGCCGGGCGCTCCGCCCGAGCGATCGATATCCGCCGTGCTGGACGAATTGGAATTAGGCGTTGCCGCGATCGCGGCCGGCAATTCGCGCGGCGCGAATCTGGCATTGATGGAAACCGACGCGCGGAATGTCGCCCGTCGCGCCCAGACAGTTAGCGACCGCAACCGCGTCGATATTCTGCTGCGCCGATTGGATCGCCTGGCGGGTCGACCGCCACGAATGACCGGTACGCCCGAATCGATGATGCCCGCCGATCCGCTGGTGACGCTGGCGCAATTCATGTCGCCGATGCTCGGGTCTCCAGCACCGACGACCTGCCCCGTGCCCGGCCCGACCAGTTACATCGGCGCGCCGGTGGCCGCGCCTCCGCCCCAGCCGCTCTACAGCCCGTATGCGCCCCCTGGGCCGCGCCATTATTTGAACCTCGATGCGCTCGGCTTTTGGGTGAAACACGATTCGCTGCCGGCGCTGGTTACGACCAGCCCCATCGGCACGCCGGAAGATACCGCCGGCGTCATCGGTCAGCCCGGCACGAGCGTGTTGTATGGCAATCAAAACGTCCTCGGCAATATTCGTCCTGGCGGGCGAGTGATGGGAGGCATCTGGCTCGATGATCAGCAGACCTTCGCGCTGGAAGGACACTATTGGACGCTCGCCACGGCCTCGACGAATTATTCGGCGTCGTCGGTGTTCAGCAATGGCGCGGCGTCAGGCCCGATCCTGGCGCGGCCGTTCTTCGACAGTGATCCGAGCGTGAATGCGCAGAGTGCGCTGTTGGTCGCCTATCCCGGCGCCGTGGTTGCGGGCGTGGTGGTCAATGTCAACGGCTCGGTCACGGTCAACGAATCGAGCAACATTCAATCGGCCGGCGCCGGCGCACGCTGGGGGCTCGGACAATACACTTCGCCAGGGCGCATGTTCCTGGTCGGCGGATATCGCTTCTTTCAACTGAACGAGTCGCTGTCGATCATCAGTCGGTCGTCGCTGGGACTGCCGCCGTTCACGGCCCAACCCAACGTCACGGTGTTCGACTACTATTCGACCAGCAACAACTTCAACGGCGGCGATGTCGGGCTGGCCGGCGAATATCACTTTCGTAATCGCTTCTGGTTCGGCGGCGAATCCCGCCTGGCGATGGGCAACATGCAAGAGACGCTGAAAATCGACGGCGTCGTTGCCGCGGCGGCGTCGGGCTTTACCGCCTCGCTCCCCAACGGCCTGCTGGCCCAGCCGACGAACATGGGGACCTTCGTTCAGAACCACTTCGCGCTGATCCCGTCGGTCGACCTGAAGGTTGGGTATCATCTGACCCCCGGCTTCCGTCTGACGATCGGCTATAACTTCACGTACGTCACACGTGTGATTCGCCCCGGCGCGCAGGTCGACACGACGGTCAACACGTCGCAGATCGCGGGGGCGCCACTGGTTGGCCCGGCCAATCCCCAGGCCCTCTTCAATCAGGGAAGCCTGTGGCTGCAAGGCGTCACAGCCGGCTTCGACCTGTCGTTCTAG